The Tachyglossus aculeatus isolate mTacAcu1 chromosome 22, mTacAcu1.pri, whole genome shotgun sequence genome window below encodes:
- the TMEM151A gene encoding LOW QUALITY PROTEIN: transmembrane protein 151A (The sequence of the model RefSeq protein was modified relative to this genomic sequence to represent the inferred CDS: deleted 1 base in 1 codon) produces the protein MPGGEGEGEDQLPTPTPDGEHLREEQRPLKPSLGVSLCRESHWKCLLLTLLIHSCGAVVAWCRLARVPRLAPAPAPAAGPPPTYAASPCSDGYLSIPLAFASLLYLLYLAECWHCQARQARAPRTDAATVEALVRRLQRAPPCVWWQATSYHYVRRTRQVTRYRHGDAYTTTQVYHERADSRTARAEFDYAAHGVRDVSKELAGLADHPATRLRFTKGFSFGSAEAEAAYLGQRALFFGAHEGLDDYLEAREGMHLKGVDFRESVLVFADPRHPPWHARAWVFWLASAATLSWPLRVVAAGATAHVHYRVEKLFGTGCPPGHPPLARVATVDFPELEWHIRSNRQLVPSYSEALLLGGPGSAAFLRGCRRCRRSASCTSLPRARTPGSRLPFSRSRLSLGAAGVAAAPPRVFRSLSGGLLGRRAEDARPLESPPSYQDALDFPVLIVHRDAGCRGDGGLQGPF, from the exons CAGCGACCCCTGAAACCGTCGCTGGGCGTTTCCCTGTGCCGCGAGTCCCACTGGAAgtgcctcctcctcaccctgctCATCCACTCGTGCGGGGCGGTGGTGGCCTGGTGCCGGCTGGCCAGGGTCCCCCGgctggccccggccccggccccggccgcggGCCCGCCGCCCACCTACGCGGCCAGCCCCTGCTCGGACGGCTACCTGTCCATCCCGCTGGCCTTCGCCTCCTTGCTGTACCTGCTGTACCTGGCCGAGTGCTGGCACTGCCAGGCGCGCCAGGCCCGGGCCCCGCGTACGGACGCGGCCACGGTGGAGGCCCTCGTCCGACGGCTGCAGCGGGCCCCTCCGTGCGTCTGGTGGCAGGCCACAAGCTACCACTACGTGCGGCGGACCCGCCAGGTGACCCGCTATCGCCACGGCGACGCTTACACCACCACCCAGGTCTACCACGAGCGGGCCGACAGCCGCACGGCCCGGGCCGAGTTCGACTACGCGGCCCACGGGGTCCGCGACGTGTCCAAGGAGCTGGCCGGCCTGGCCGACCACCCGGCCACCCGTCTGCGCTTCACCAAGGGCTTCAGCTTCGGCAGCGCCGAGGCCGAAGCGGCCTACCTGGGCCAGCGGGCCCTCTTCTTCGGTGCCCACGAGGGCCTCGACGACTACCTGGAGGCCCGCGAGGGGATGCACCTGAAAGGCGTGGACTTCCGCGAGTCCGTCCTGGTCTTCGCCGACCCGCGCCACCCACCCTGGCACGCCCGGGCCTGGGTCTTCTGGCTGGCCTCGGCGGCCACCCTGTCCTGGCCGCTGCGCGTCGTGGCCGCCGGCGCCACGGCTCACGTCCACTACCGCGTGGAGAAGCTGTTTGGGACCGGCTGCCCCCCGGGCCACCCGCCGCTGGCCCGGGTGGCCACGGTGGACTTCCCCGAGCTGGAGTGGCACATCCGCTCCAACCGCCAGCTGGTGCCCAGCTACTCGGAGGCCCTGCTCCTGGGCGGCCCGGGCTCGGCCGCCTTCCTAAGGGGCTGCCGTCGCTGCCGTCGCTCCGCCAGCTGCACCTCGCTGCCCCGCGCCCGGACCCCGGGCTCCCGCCTGCCCTTCAGCCGCAGCCGCCTCTCCCTGGGCGCGGCCGGGgtcgccgccgccccc ccgcgGGTCTTCCGCAGCCTGAGCGGGGGGCTCCTGGGCCGGAGGGCCGAGGACGCCCGGCCCCTGGAGAGCCCCCCGTCCTACCAGGATGCCTTGGACTTCCCGGTGCTCATCGTCCACCGGGACGCCGGGtgccggggggacggggggctcCAGGGACCCTtctga